taatctcttttctATAGAAactacttaaaaatatatatatattatttctaatGAATAAACAGGCCTTAACTGAAAATTGGTAATTTTACTCATTCAAATGTTACTAGGAAGATCCATGTGGTTTAGAATTGAACATTAAGTTCAATCAGATCCTTGAGGAattttaaagcaagaaaagagtTGACCACGTAACAAGTATGGTATGTCAAGGAATAGTAGCTGAAACTCTTTGTGGTGAATGGCCCTTGTATTCCCACCCGCGTGTTAGGGGAGGAATGTCCATATCTTTCTAACCTTTCTGTTTTTAGGAGATagcatttaagatttttttttttttttttgagagttACGTGGAACAAACCTTCTATGCTTTTAAGATGTGTTTTGAACATGATCAAGAATGCACTAACATGCTTTGAGTATTCACATGCTAATGCCATTTCTGCACATTCTTGTGCTGCTTCTAATGTGAATGGTTATGTTGTTTCAGATAGCAAGGAGTCTTCTATGGATACTGGATTTGTGGGAACAGTCTGTAATGATTTTGAATCAAATGAACCTCTTGATGAAGATAAGCCCATGGAAAGGGCTGCACCGCCTGGTGATGATTTGAAATGCAACGCGCATGGAGAGCCTTGCTTTGATGGTGAAGAAAAACATGGTATTAGAGTTTTGGAACAAGCATCAGAAGAAGAACACGCTGCTTCTTCAGCTTTGTACCTGGAGCTTGAGAAAGAGAGAAGTGCTGCCGCTACTGCAGCAGACGAGGCCATGGCTATGATTCTGCGTCTCCAAGAAGAGAAGGCATTGATAGAAATGGAAGCTAGGCAATACCATAGGATGATTGAGGAAAAGTCTGCTTATGATCTTGAAGAAATGAACATTCTCAAAGAGATCCTCCttaggagagagagggagaagcaTTTCTTGGAGAAGGAAGTTGAAACCTACAGGCAAGTAATTTTTGGGAATGAGGAGTTGGAATCTGATGTGCAAGACATAGGAACCACGCATGAACAAAGGGCTTCCTCTTCGCAATATTCACGTGAGGATCCATTTCTGGTGCTGCAGAGGATATGTGAATCCATTAACGAGAAAGAGAAGGGAGAAGAGTCAAACAAATTTTTAAGATCCAAGGTTCAATCCATTGAATCACAAAGTTGTGCTCTTGCTTTTGGGAAAGAATTACCAATTCCAGAGTTGGATGAAGATGAATCTTTGAAAGGAGGGTGCATTCATAGGCACCCAGGCATTGACAAACTTCGCCAACATTTATCAATGGACAATGGTGGGACTGAAGATGAATTTGAAGAGAAAGAGCTGCTATCACCTGACAATAGTCTATTTGATCAACTAAGAGAGCCACAAATTATGGAGTCATGCTCACAATTTGACTTGTCAACTCAGGGTTGTAATTTGAATGAGAAAACCATTTCTACATCTGTGGAAGCACAGCAGCGAAGTGATTGCATTAATGCAGGTCACGAGTTGGCGTCAAAGACAACAGAGACTTGTGACCAAACTAAGATTATTTTCCCGTATAGTTGTGATGATTCAGAGAAGCATGCAAGAGATTCATCTGATGCAGAATTTGATTTGGGTTCCCTTGTTCATGATGTTCATGTCATTGATGATAAAACCAATTTGTCttgtgaaattaatgaaaatggaAGTGAAAAGTTGTCTGTGACTGCTGCATCAGACATCCCAAGAACTTGTGGCAGTCCAATGATAAGTTGGACTGAGCAAGATGTCCGCAAAAGCTGTTCTGATATGACTAATGGATTGCCGCCATTGGGTAGCTCGAAAGGCAAATTCTTGACTTCTGATTTGAGAAGAAATTCCATGTCTGCAGTTGATTATGAAAGATTTAAAATTGACAGTGAAGTTGGGTGGCTGAGAGAGAGGCTACGAATCATTCAAGTGGGAAGAGAACAGCTCAATATCTCTATGGAGaacagggaaaagaaaaagTTCCAGTTGCAACATTTGGAGAATACAGTGAGTCAGCTTCGAGAGATTCAGCAATCAACAGAGCATGGAAAGGCTGTTCGTCAGGCTTCACTGCCCCCTCTTTCGTATAAGGTAAtggtttttctcttattttaattttgtctgCAAATCACTACCGTTCCCATTGCATCCACCATCTCCGCTTTTTTCTCATGGCTGAAGCTGATCAGTGTACTGCAACTTATTTCTGCAACAGTTTCTGCTAATTGCTAAAGCCTTTTATTTTCAGGTCTTGTCGAAGAAAAGGCAGTGGCGAAGTGCTTCTTTGGGAGTGCATAGGAGCACTTAAAATGGCGTTTCATGGCCTGACGATTCATGATGATCATGGATTTTCAGATAGTGCTTCTTCAATTTTGATCAATGGATAAATTCTGATTGGGTTTGGCTCCATGGATCCATTCTGCTCCATGGATATATTTTGCATCCTTCTGTTCTACTTCCATCCTCATTATCTTAGAAACCCAGTTTAGGGAAGCTATCTAGCCTTCCAGTACCACTTGAACATGCAAACTTTCTTCTTGAGGTTGAACTTTGCACGTAGCAATTACGTAGGAAGTACCACTTGGAACAGAAATCTCTGCagcactttgtttttttattgattaattttgagCTCAATCTTTTGCAGCTTGTGGCTTTTGACAGGGGCAACTATTGATTATTGCTTGCAAATCAAACACTTATCAGTTGTGATGTAAATTGACCAATCTAAAACATAGAAAGTAAGACGACATTTGTTATAAACACAAGAGGCAAAACAATGGTTTTAGAAACTATTTTTCAAGAGAAATGAAAGGAcaggaaaggaaaaataaatttttgggtGTTTGTTATTGTagtatgttattattttttatttgaaaatatattaaaataatttatttttattttttaatattaatatattaaaaacattagaaattattagaaaaaccaaacacattttACCCATCTCTTTGTATaaaagatttttctttaatccattaccagaaaattaaaaaaaataataatagaataataCTCCAGCAGCGTTGAGGAAAAAATCCCACTAGTATTTGAATTGCCCATAGAATTTCTAATGGAACCAGTTGTTTATCAGAGATTGTTATTTCatcaatatttatatcaaaactgAAGTTCTAGATAGAAAAGTCGATGTAATATTTCGAgttaaaaaatcagattttactatttattttttatcagcaagttcatcaaaaattaatttttaaggaaaTTTTTAGTCGTTAATTTTATCAGAAATTCCTGAAAATTCCGTAACTTTCCAATAAAATAAGtgtgaaattataaattgaaatgCCGATGAAATAGAGCTATTTGTCGATGATTGCGTCGATGTtttcaccaattttttttttttttttttgctagttaTTATAGTTTTCTAGCCAATTCAAACATATagcagcaacagcaacaacacCAAGATCggtaaaatcaataattattcgTATTAAACCtacaatcataataataatacaaaaacaattgtGAAAATAGTGAAACAATGAATACATcttcaaaaaaacttaaaatattatctagAATATAtaactataatatattataaagcaCCAATAAATATCTTATATAATTTCGAAACATCACAtttaaatcaattcaataacttttaattagaatttgttTCTTCATAATAGTCATACAATTTGACTTAAAGTTCAGTTTGATTCAAGGATAAGATATACATTTTGAAGTAGATTAACATCAAACATTTTAAAGcattttaataattgaaatagTGAAGCACAAgtgataaaaattgaatttttgttttttattaactagGTTAATTTATAACTCGATGATTAATGTTATCTTATTTAATCTAAATCTAATAGGTATGTactactaaaaataaataaataaataaaatgatattattttaaataagaataatacACAAGGTGATCAGatgatttaaattcaaaagactagaatttcttcttattatttttagtgaGATCCCGAGCCAAACATCATCGAAAATAAACaaggagaaattttttttggtaatttcaaGACTGTTATACTCTCTCTAAGTTATTTTGGGCTTGGTATGTGGGCCGTGGGTTGTTATTGGATTTTCTCCAGTATATTTGGGctttattatttgtgttgtaaTATCtttctccttatttttttaggagGTCTAAATTAtctcattaataataatgacaTGGCGACGTTGCCTCATGTGTTAGAAAATTATctctatatattataaaatcaacACCTTCTAATGCGCCAAAGTAACACTAATAATTCGAAATGTATCGCTCTTGAGATCTCATAAATATGAAATCCCAAATTTCATCACCAAATCACCATcgattatgtatatataaaatataaaataaaaattaatttaaaattaaaaatataatttcaaaaaattccaaacatGATAATGCCAAGCAGGACCGAAATGGTTGAAGGAAAAGGAGAAGTGAAGCCCTTGCTTATTATTGACTGCACCTATCTCTCTAGTACACGTCATCGCCCTAAATTAATGTCATTATGGTTTGTTTGTCAACTTATGCCTGTTTGGAACGCAGTGCATGttctaaaacattttaatttttttttgttaaaaataatttattttttatattttaaaattattttgatatgctgatattaaaaataattttttaataaattaaattattttgatatatttttaagtaaaaatcgTTTTGAACCGCAATTGTTACCATAATTACTAATAAGAAACttgaatagtattttttttcattttgttctttaaaCATTGATTTGGTTTGActgattagaaattaatttttataatttattttgatttatgttttatataatttattatgatttcatgatttaaactataattttaacatattaaccaaattaatctaatatataaccattttaatatttaaaaaacatataatctaaaaaatatcactcaataatttaatataatgtttttctcGTCAACTTAATAACATATCCGTCTTGTGCCATATagaatcatgtttatttttttaaaaaaaatttcattctaAGATTGGGatgattaaaaatttacttatataatttattttgatttgttttctaaatgtttttcaTACATCCCATTACTTAAGTTAcagatttgatatattaaattagattaatttaatatataacagtctcaatatgttaaaaaaaaatcatttaaaatgttactgtatcaatatttaaaaaacatatcatctaatatatattatattttgaattcctaattattattttttttaaaaatacattaacaatattcaaataatatttattacattaaaataattaatcaaacccGTAACACATTGCAAGCCAATGATCTATTACAACAACCTAGAAACACCTTTCTAAACGTACCCTCACCACAATTTACATGGTCTAGGGACATAACTTGAGAAGCATCGGTGCAATTACTACCATAACTAAAACCCTAAGAAGCCAACTTCCCACCTTGCTACCATGGCAAGAACAAGGCCATTTATCACAATAAGAATAGGAATTAAATATACCTAAATAAGGAGATTGATGACTTGTTCTAAAGTGATTATGCCGTCAATTACTATTGTCTCGCCACCCATTTCTCATCCCCTTCATGTTTTTTGTTGGTCCTTATCCCTTTGTGCTTTTggaccttttatttatttttattttattgccgTTTCAAAAGGGAAGTCAATAGGGCAcgttttatttttgtcatctcctccaataaatatttcaagttatattcttccaaagaaaaaaataaccattttcACTTCGTTTTTATTACTATGCCACCATCATTGGACCGTTTTAGAGTTGCAtgcaacttgatttttattagaatttgattgtttttatgtttttggattgtaatgaattttaaaaaataaaaaattattttaaaataaaaacattttaaaaaataacattaacacgTATTCAGAAACATGTTTAATTTGCACTTGATATCTAACTATATTGCCATAATTATTGAAACCCATTTTTAGCTCCTTTGATTTGGTCACCCACcgtatatcattttttatgacaTGAAAACCGCACTAGCACCCTTGATTTTACACATGAAGGCTGGAAACCGTATAGGTATATGAGGTGGGTTTTTCATCTTCATCCATGCTTATCCCTATACAAAGAATAAtcaagatagagagagagagagagataaacaTAGTTTATACAATGATAATCTCTCTTTTATCTTGGTTAATTAAATAGGGTTTAGTGTTAAAGGGCCTCCTCctattttgttatttcattttgcatctccctccctccctccctctctctctcactgtaggtaagtatttttcttttttattattttatttccttaaaaTCTCCTGTGTGCTTATACAATATTAAATCTGCTTCTGGGTTTCTATTCTTTTACTatgaaaagtaattaaatacATTGTTAATTCACATTAAATTAAGCAccgaaacaaataaaaaaaacccattattgTATTATTTCTATTTCATTAGTTTTATATAAGCATATTTTTGTCCTCCATTAAAGAAGAAATCAAGTGAGTTTTGGTCCTTGAGTCCtgattttgaaattcaaagatGGGTCTTTTAAGCAAAGGTGGGATTTGCTCCTCCTTGGGTTTGCTTTCTTTGATTGATAGACAACTACCCCACAGAACCCCACCTGGGCTCTGTAACACTGTGTCAGATAACTGCAACAGATAACAAAAAGAAACTAGAGGATAGCATTACATGTACTAACATAATAagatatgcatatatatatatatatatatatatatatatatatatatatattcatgtacATTCATTTATGCAAGCGACCAGACCAGCATATCTTTAGAATGTCAGGCAAGGAAATAGCTGCTGCTTCGGTAGCATTATAGGCCTGTACATCTGAGAAAAAGCTAAGACTTTTTGGTATCTGCGTGTATTTATTATTACTAGAGCCTATAGGGGTGTCACCTTTTTGGTCTCTGTGTAAGCGTTTTGAAAAGTCTGAAATCTGAGCTTTGAGCTTTGATGATCTTTTTGTTACATCCATCATGGCCTTGACAGCTATCATAATGTACCTGTCACTTGCCTTGGGCTTTGTATTGCATCAACTGAGGTTGTTGTTCATGAACATCAAATTAAGTTTCTTATGATTCTGActgtattattgttttttaaattctattcTCAACTGCTATCTGCATGttgatttaatgtttaataaattCTGCTCGATGTTTTCCTTAAAAGGGTTTTCCAGCATCTCTTGAAACCATGGCCTTTCTTTAAAGTTTAACCTTTTGGATTTTGCACGGGATAAAGCTGTGCTTTTTGGCAATATCCTTGATGAGTTCCTTTTTATTCCATCTTCTGCATGCTCTTACTTTCACCTGCAAGTTCTGTTTGTTTGTTGATCTCTTTGAACTCTATCTTCTTTGTGCAGTCTCTTTTCATAGTTAGATTTTTTACTTGAACTTGTCTGTAGTGAGGTGTGTGAATAGGACAATTTCTAATGGTTTTATAGGGAAGGACAAACTGATGTGGGGTTACTGAAATGGAGTTGGCGATGGCATCGACTTCTTGTGCCAAGCAGAGTCCAACGCTTATGAAAGAACCAGTTATGAACTATGTTCAATATCCAGCACCGGGGGCCACATACGAGGATGTTATAGTTAGCTCTAAACTCTTTATGGAAACTTTGGAGAAGTTCCATGCTGCCATGGGAACCAAGTTCATGTAAGCTTCTTCACATTGGTGATTAGTATTGTTTCAACTTATGGATTTTGCGTTTTGATGGTCTACCGTATGTAATTTTGGACGCCGTGTTTATGCTGCTAGGATCAAATGTATGCGCTAGTACTCTtatcatcatttctttttctctgcaCTTTGTGTTCATGTTACACGGTCCTGTTCCTATACTTTTATCAACAATAGTTTTCAAATAATGATATCAATGCTACCTGCAAATGTTATGCCAACTTCTCCATATTTGGCAGGGGTTTACGAGCTCTATCGCAAGGCACTTTTGTTAGCAACTGTACTCATAAACTCGTTTAATCTACACAGGTCAATCATTAGAATTTTTTTCCACTATTAGACTGTTAGTTGTAGATAATCTTAATATAGTGGTTGTTAAAAGTTAGTTGGAAGGTCAAGGGAGAGGTGCTAATTGCACATTTAATTTCTAATGATCAGAAAAATGATGGTAAAAGCTTTTCATTTTTGGTAGATTTTGGATAGTTTTAAAGTTGCAAGGCAAAGGTAAACACAAAAGGTTTCCTGAATCTGGCCCAATGTTTTTAAACTGACTGCAAATAGTCGAAGCATGTAGTGATTTCCTGAATCTGGCCCAATGTTCTTAATTAACCCAGCAAGGAAAGTTTATAAAAATGATTGTGTTTTCAACCCGAGAGTTTATAAAGTTTCAAACTGTTGTTGCTTTAAATTAGAGTTTCCTGGTGAAGAACTGATTTATTATAATAGTGGAGGGGAACACAAATTATAGCTTCTTAGACATGGATCTGTCCTTTCATTGCATTCCtaaatttgaatttcaattgCAGGATCCCTATAATAGGGGGTAAGGAACTGAACTTGCATCGGCTTTTTGTGGAGGTAACATCTCGAGGGGGCATTGAGAAGGTAGCATGAAACTGCTTTTAGTTGTGTGGTTCTTTTTTCTTGGATAGTTTTGTTCATAAATTGTGTAAATGGACGAGTTCGGGTTAAATTCGGGCATGCACTTAGTCTTGCTTCCTGAATTGATGCATGGAAAGTTTCCTGAAAGACTATTTAACTGTCATGAAACTAAAATGCCTATTGCAGACGTCATATAAAATCTTGCAGATAATTTTTGTAAAGCTTTGATGTGGATCATATGCAATCTATATTCCTTAAGTTTCCAAACAACAAAAAGCTTATCTGTGCATGTATGTTTCTAAAAGATATCAttgcttcatcttcctttggATACTTAAGACTGCTTCCTGTTTCTCAAAAAAAGGTTATTGCAGCTGCGATGTCAAAATGATATGTTTCCTGCATGTTGTGCTCgcataatgtttttcaaataatgcCTTTAATTACCTGATTTTGCACAAGCCATTAGCTggtaatattgaataataaagaTGTTATATACTTGCCCATTTTAGCTGGATCTACTCTTGGTTCTCCAGTGACTTTGACATTGACTTCTGACTTTCTGCAAGATACAGCCATTGATAAGGTGTAACCGGTGATACATGGTTATAGGGCTTATTCAACTCCCTCCACTGAACCGAACTGAAACCCTGATTGTTGCAATGCAATTTGTGGCTGTTTCAAAACTTATGTCCAAAATGTTACTTTATGTCAAAGTGGAATCTAATTGCTTGTAGGAAGAAGGAAGTCTGGATTAAATTTACTTGAGATTGAATAATGATCTCTAATGAAGAAAGAGTAAATTGTTTCTAAAACATCAGCTATGCAGTCGTGCAGTTACATTGATTTGCATAATGGATTTGCAGATTATTAGAGAGAGAAGATGGAAAGAAGTGACTGGTGTTTTCAACTTTCCATCTACTGC
This DNA window, taken from Populus alba chromosome 17, ASM523922v2, whole genome shotgun sequence, encodes the following:
- the LOC118048669 gene encoding uncharacterized protein codes for the protein MPCQEIKSWAFDELVGAYLDLAIAYSLLCASTFAFFAEKFLGLFGLRLPCPCNGLFGDHNRNKCWRRVLADRPSENISSVLFSAKSRFPFDSMGDKHLNFESRVGTINEVNCGSDNGGLEGEAWCGSLRERKSGKGVERSVVNVRDVKEGKLDVKERGFLIQKGRYLRRRRQVAADKGLFSSVSSYDHSQSNSRTHPQSPASVNKLMNKHHEGDMVPASSGAAALHFEDSKESSMDTGFVGTVCNDFESNEPLDEDKPMERAAPPGDDLKCNAHGEPCFDGEEKHGIRVLEQASEEEHAASSALYLELEKERSAAATAADEAMAMILRLQEEKALIEMEARQYHRMIEEKSAYDLEEMNILKEILLRREREKHFLEKEVETYRQVIFGNEELESDVQDIGTTHEQRASSSQYSREDPFLVLQRICESINEKEKGEESNKFLRSKVQSIESQSCALAFGKELPIPELDEDESLKGGCIHRHPGIDKLRQHLSMDNGGTEDEFEEKELLSPDNSLFDQLREPQIMESCSQFDLSTQGCNLNEKTISTSVEAQQRSDCINAGHELASKTTETCDQTKIIFPYSCDDSEKHARDSSDAEFDLGSLVHDVHVIDDKTNLSCEINENGSEKLSVTAASDIPRTCGSPMISWTEQDVRKSCSDMTNGLPPLGSSKGKFLTSDLRRNSMSAVDYERFKIDSEVGWLRERLRIIQVGREQLNISMENREKKKFQLQHLENTVSQLREIQQSTEHGKAVRQASLPPLSYKVLSKKRQWRSASLGVHRST